Proteins from one Peromyscus eremicus unplaced genomic scaffold, PerEre_H2_v1 PerEre#2#chr22_unloc_1, whole genome shotgun sequence genomic window:
- the Adamtsl5 gene encoding ADAMTS-like protein 5, which yields MAIHPGPADHRLLGLVCSPGPRLFRNLLLLLWTLLSCGLGVTAQGPGEWTPWGSWSRCSSSCGRGVSVRSRRCVRLPGEEPCWGDSHEYRVCQLPDCPPGAIPFRDLQCALYNGHPVLGTQKTYQWVPFHGAPNLCDLNCLAEGHAFYHSFGRVLDGTPCTPGAQGLCVAGRCLSAGCDGLLGSGALEDRCGLCGGANDSCLFVQRVFRDAGAFAGYWNVTLIPEGARHIRVAQRSHNHLALVTRDGRYVLNGANGVLSLPGTYEAAGTRVVYTRGAGPEETLQATGPTSQELLLQVLLREPNPGVHFEFWLPRERYGPFQAQAQALGWPLRQPQPREVEPQPADTPVVPEAVPARVAPLTPDPCGPCPDSRGRAHRLLHYCGSDFVFQARVLGRHRQAEETRYEVRVLLIYKNRSPLRTREYVWAPGPCPCPPLAPHREYLLAVRRLVSPDGTQDRLLLPHAGYARLWSPAEESRVRLAARRCPV from the exons aTGGCCATCCACCCTGGTCCCGCTGATCACCGCCTCCTGGGACTTGTGTGTTCCCCCGGACCCCGCCTCTTCCGGAACCTTCTGCTCTTGCTGTGGACCCTCCTGAGCTGTGGTTTGGGGGTTACTGCTCAG GGTCCGGGGGAGTGGACGCCCTGGGGGTCTTGGAGCAGGTGTTCCAGCTCGTGCGGCCGGGGAGTCTCTGTGCGCAGCCGACGCTGTGTCCG ACTTCCCGGAGAGGAACCTTGCTGGGGGGACAGCCATGAATACCGCGTGTGCCAGCTGCCA GACTGCCCCCCAGGGGCAATACCCTTCCGAGACCTGCAGTGTGCTCTCTACAATGGCCACCCTGTCCTGGGCACCCAGAAGACCTACCAATGGGTGCCCTTCCACGGGG CACCCAACCTGTGCGACCTCAACTGCCTGGCCGAGGGCCACGCCTTCTACCATAGCTTCGGCCGCGTGCTGGATGGCACCCCTTGCACCCCGGGGGCCCAGGGCCTCTGCGTCGCAGGCCGCTGTCTG AGCGCCGGCTGTGACGGGTTGCTGGGCTCGGGCGCCCTCGAGGACCGCTGTGGCCTCTGCGGTGGCGCCAACGACTCGTGCCTGTTCGTGCAGCGCGTGTTCCGCGACGCGG GTGCCTTCGCCGGCTACTGGAACGTGACTCTGATCCCAGAAGGCGCCAGGCACATCCGCGTGGCCCAGCGCAGCCACAACCACCTGG CGCTGGTGACCCGCGACGGGCGCTATGTACTCAACGGCGCCAACGGGGTGCTCAGCCTGCCTGGCACCTATGAGGCTGCGGGCACCCGCGTGGTCTACACCCGCGGGGCGGGCCCCGAGGAGACTCTGCAGGCGACCGGGCCCACCTCCCAGGAGCTGTTGTTGCAG GTGCTGCTGCGGGAGCCCAATCCAGGCGTGCACTTCGAGTTCTGGCTGCCCCGGGAGCGCTACGGTCCCTTCCAGGCGCAGGCACAGGCCCTGGGCTGGCCCCTGCGACAGCCTCAGCCTCGGGAGGTGGAGCCGCAGCCTGCCGACACCCCTGTGGTCCCCGAGGCCGTCCCTGCCCGGGTTGCACCCCTGACCCCAG ACCCCTGCGGGCCATGCCCTGACAGCAGGGGTCGTGCACACCGGCTTCTGCATTACTGCGGCAGCGACTTTG TGTTCCAGGCCCGCGTGCTGGGCCGCCACCGACAGGCCGAGGAGACCCGCTATGAGGTGCGTGTCCTGCTCATCTACAAAAACCGCTCACCGCTGCGCACTCGAGAGTATGTGTGGGCGCCaggcccctgcccctgcccaccaCTGGCCCCCCATCGAGAGTACCTACTGGCTGTCAGGCGGCTGGTCAGCCCCGATGGCACACAGGACCGGCTCCTGCTGCCCCACGCTGGCTATGCTCGGCTCTGGAGTCCTGCGGAGGAAAGCCGAGTTCGCCTGGCTGCTCGGCGCTGTCCAGTCTAA
- the Reep6 gene encoding receptor expression-enhancing protein 6 isoform X1 — MDGLRQRFERFLEQKNVATEALGALEARTGVEKRYLAVGALALLSLYLLFGYGASLLCNVIGFVYPAYASVKAIESPSKEDDTVWLTYWVVYALFGLVEFFSDLLLFWFPFYYAGKCAFLLFCMTPGPWNGALILYHRVIRPLFLKHHVALDSAVNQLSGRALDIAAGITRDVLQALARGRALITPASTTEPPAALELDRIQDKSDPAPEVRSHGSLCTEPLANDKEHTADAQASDSSLGSHTETRHQRRVSSPSKPTGSPSRAANGQSPSPVSPGSTNASRGQLATGSVSGSQIPSKARGHHSRGSVSSRPAQRTWLPSTSLGPSQTAVRSGGGLQSAVRTAGTARTTGRHVGANQQTPQASAAAQPTSRSAAAIAASAPTSTQRVSVSNQGSPRARSPSPSPDHNQAGSDPGDAGSKNNKQGQKAQASELAGSSSVPELAPCHSDSSLEYMSESTTEITCKWPGYSYQLRCPRHCWLLQHLAY, encoded by the exons GAGCGCTGGCCCTCCTAAGCCTGTATCTTCTGTTCGGCTACGGGGCCTCTCTACTGTGCAATGTCATCGGATTTGTATACCCCGCATATGCTTC AGTCAAAGCCATCGAGAGCCCAAGCAAGGAAGACGACACTGTGTGGCTAACCTACTGGGTGGTGTACGCCCTGTTCGGTCTGGTCGAGTTCTTCAGCGATCTACTCCTGTTCTGGTTCCCTTTCTACTACGCGGGCAAG TGCGCCTTCCTGTTATTCTGCATGACTCCGGGGCCCTGGAACGGGGCTCTAATACTGTACCATCGCGTCATCCGACCACTATTTCTAAAACACCACGTGGCCCTAGACAGCGCCGTGAATCAGCTCAGCGGAAGAGCATTGGACATAGCAGCTGGGATAACCCGGGACG TGCTGCAGGCCCTAGCTCGGGGCCGGGCTCTCATCACCCCAGCATCAACAACGGAACCCCCAGCCGCTCTGGAACTGGACCGTAT CCAAGACAAGTCAGACCCCGCTCCTGAAGTGAGGTCCCATGGCAGTCTGTGCACGGAGCCCCTGGCCAACGACAAGGAACACACAGCTGATGCCCAGGCCTCTGACTCCTCCTTGGGCTCCCACACAGAGACCCGACATCAACGCCGAGTCTCGAGCCCAAGCAAGCCAACAGGAAGCCCGTCACGGGCAGCGAATGGGCAGTCTCCGTCTCCAGTCAGCCCAGGTTCCACTAATGCATCCCGGGGCCAGCTGGCCACCGGCTCTGTCAGCGGCTCCCAGATTCCCAGCAAGGCCCGGGGCCATCATAGCCGGGGCAGTGTGTCTTCCAGGCCTGCACAGCGTACCTGGCTGCCCAGTACCTCCTTGGGGCCCTCTCAAACGGCTGTGCGCTCTGGGGGTGGTTTACAGTCAGCGGTCCGGACCGCAGGAACCGCTCGGACGACAGGCCGTCACGTGGGAGCCAACCAGCAGACCCCTCAggcctcagcagcagctcagccGACCAGCCGATCAGCAGCAGCCATAGCAGCATCTGCACCCACCTCCACACAGCGCGTCAGCGTCTCCAACCAGGGCTCACCCAGGGCGCGGTCGCCCAGCCCATCCCCTGATCACAACCAGGCTGGCAGCGATCCAGGGGATGCGGGTTCCAAGAACAACAAGCAGGGGCAGAAGGCACAGGCCTCGGAGCTGGCCGGCAGCAGCTCGGTGCCCGAGCTGGCCCCCTGTCATTCCGATTCCTCTCTGGAGTATATGTCCGAGTCCACCACGGAGATCACCTGTAAATGGCCGGGTTATAGTTACCAGCTGCGCTGCCCAAGACACTGCTGGCTTCTACAACACCTGGCATACTAG